In Candidatus Defluviilinea proxima, a single genomic region encodes these proteins:
- a CDS encoding acetate kinase has product MKILVINAGSSSIKYQLFNMETQTVLAGGLVERIGETNGRIKHNNFVKADAKPTVKEARIPSHKEGLTDVVQLLLDPEIGVIASPDEIRAVGHRVVHGGEKFSHPTVLDQEILGAIDALSSLAPLHNPANVAGIRVAMEMFPNATQVAVFDTAFHQTMPAYAYRYAIPNKFYDEDHIRVYGFHGTSHLYVSKVAAEHLGKPLESTNLITAHLGNGASITAIAGGKSVDTSMGFSPLPGLIMGTRSGDVDPAVIFHLAKSQNLSPAEIDGMLNKRSGLLGICGDNDLRDVERRMDEGDESAKLAFEMYTYRIKKYIGMYTAALGRVDALVFTAGVGENSDKVREAVCAGLENLGYALDTAKNAKGKSGKVTEIQTADSSAKILIVATNEELEIALQTESLIKG; this is encoded by the coding sequence ATGAAAATCCTTGTTATCAACGCCGGAAGCTCTTCGATCAAATACCAGCTATTCAATATGGAAACCCAAACCGTGCTGGCTGGTGGTTTGGTGGAACGCATTGGGGAAACAAACGGGCGTATCAAACATAATAACTTCGTCAAAGCCGATGCAAAACCCACGGTCAAGGAAGCTCGCATCCCTTCCCATAAAGAGGGACTCACGGATGTTGTTCAACTATTGCTCGACCCTGAGATCGGCGTGATCGCATCGCCGGATGAAATTCGCGCAGTGGGACATCGCGTTGTGCATGGCGGAGAAAAATTCAGCCATCCAACTGTCCTCGATCAGGAAATCCTCGGCGCAATCGATGCTCTTTCCTCGTTGGCTCCGCTCCATAACCCGGCCAATGTTGCAGGGATCCGTGTGGCCATGGAAATGTTCCCCAACGCCACACAGGTCGCTGTCTTTGATACGGCCTTTCACCAGACCATGCCAGCGTATGCCTATCGTTATGCCATCCCAAACAAGTTTTATGACGAGGATCATATCCGTGTGTATGGATTTCACGGCACGTCACATTTGTATGTCTCGAAAGTCGCGGCAGAGCATCTCGGCAAGCCCCTTGAAAGCACAAACCTGATCACAGCCCACTTGGGGAACGGAGCCAGCATCACAGCCATTGCTGGGGGCAAATCCGTGGATACATCCATGGGATTCAGTCCCCTGCCCGGACTCATCATGGGCACACGCAGTGGTGACGTGGACCCGGCAGTCATCTTCCATCTTGCCAAGTCGCAGAACCTCTCCCCCGCTGAGATCGATGGAATGCTCAACAAACGAAGCGGACTGCTCGGCATCTGCGGCGATAACGATCTGCGTGACGTGGAACGCCGCATGGACGAGGGTGACGAGTCAGCTAAATTGGCTTTCGAGATGTACACGTATCGCATCAAGAAATATATCGGCATGTACACCGCCGCGCTCGGGCGCGTGGATGCGCTCGTCTTTACCGCAGGCGTTGGCGAAAACAGCGACAAGGTTCGGGAAGCTGTTTGTGCAGGTCTCGAAAACCTGGGATACGCTCTCGACACTGCCAAGAACGCAAAAGGCAAATCGGGCAAAGTGACCGAAATTCAAACGGCGGATAGTTCAGCCAAGATATTGATCGTCGCTACGAATGAGGAGTTGGAAATTGCGCTGCAAACGGAGTCGTTGATTAAGGGGTAG
- a CDS encoding zinc ribbon domain-containing protein, translating to MEVKFCPKCGASVPENSNFCLLCGINLSISTSSPAVSIAQTIKPIDLEVSTARMKSYTGIAVFVFFLYFFFFFPGLIVNYIYVQEAKKMEEKAGTRLPGVNILNIMLQIGSFAIVITLCLIVAIVVYVFS from the coding sequence ATGGAAGTGAAATTTTGCCCAAAGTGCGGAGCTTCTGTTCCAGAAAACTCTAATTTTTGTTTGTTATGTGGAATAAACTTGTCAATATCAACCTCTTCCCCAGCAGTAAGCATTGCCCAAACAATAAAACCTATTGATCTTGAAGTCTCCACTGCAAGAATGAAGAGCTATACTGGAATTGCTGTGTTTGTTTTCTTCTTGTATTTCTTTTTCTTTTTCCCTGGTCTTATCGTGAATTACATTTACGTTCAGGAAGCCAAGAAAATGGAAGAAAAAGCAGGTACGCGGCTACCAGGTGTAAATATTCTAAACATAATGCTTCAAATAGGTTCTTTCGCAATCGTTATCACTCTTTGCCTTATTGTAGCCATTGTTGTTTATGTTTTTTCATAA